The following are from one region of the Ruficoccus sp. ZRK36 genome:
- a CDS encoding PEP-CTERM sorting domain-containing protein (PEP-CTERM proteins occur, often in large numbers, in the proteomes of bacteria that also encode an exosortase, a predicted intramembrane cysteine proteinase. The presence of a PEP-CTERM domain at a protein's C-terminus predicts cleavage within the sorting domain, followed by covalent anchoring to some some component of the (usually Gram-negative) cell surface. Many PEP-CTERM proteins exhibit an unusual sequence composition that includes large numbers of potential glycosylation sites. Expression of one such protein has been shown restore the ability of a bacterium to form floc, a type of biofilm.), with amino-acid sequence MNRFAARVWILIVCARAMASAATTDGDITNVMDAGGTEASPAQYILGASGPYDLSLDGTRVGDSTSWNQLTIQHESTLTISSGRGLTVGSLEGSHNNRVDLNASSLRADWVDLGFSGHENQMNIYNGSTVSTTEDFRIGYNASATGNSATVSGTGSSLTTGTYLTVGFYSSENKLSITNGGQVTTGGGVTIGNGDSWSGSGNKNQVVVAGSQSRLSVTSGTLWVGRLGDENTVLVEGGAFVNAADDVIIGAQGGNNNDITLSGFNSILYVENSLSLGGVNPITSSYSGGNTLTVEDGSLVNVGSIVIKEGNEAAGDNVIRLNGGYIALWGDVSPEVDGWLNDGLILVWNPETLSWEDALGSEYFDVRYLESPEDALAFTGYDDLGGYTILTSMVPEPSTYAAAFAVLALLAVCMIRRRRPRMESFACDSVR; translated from the coding sequence ATGAATAGATTCGCTGCGCGGGTATGGATATTAATCGTGTGTGCCAGAGCAATGGCCTCTGCTGCCACTACGGACGGAGACATCACCAATGTAATGGATGCGGGTGGAACTGAAGCTTCCCCGGCCCAGTACATACTGGGCGCGTCAGGCCCCTACGATTTGAGTTTAGATGGGACGAGGGTTGGGGACTCCACAAGCTGGAACCAATTGACCATACAGCACGAATCGACTCTCACCATTAGTTCTGGGCGTGGATTGACTGTGGGTAGTCTGGAAGGAAGCCATAACAATCGTGTCGATCTCAACGCCTCCAGTTTGCGTGCAGACTGGGTTGATTTGGGATTTTCGGGGCATGAGAACCAAATGAACATCTACAACGGCAGCACGGTCAGTACGACTGAGGATTTTCGTATTGGCTACAACGCCTCTGCAACTGGTAATAGTGCCACTGTCAGCGGGACAGGATCAAGCCTGACGACAGGCACCTATCTGACGGTGGGTTTCTACTCGAGCGAGAATAAGCTGAGCATCACAAATGGAGGTCAGGTTACGACAGGAGGAGGTGTGACGATTGGCAATGGTGATTCTTGGTCCGGTTCTGGAAACAAAAATCAGGTGGTGGTTGCTGGCTCTCAATCCCGCTTGAGCGTAACCTCCGGGACGCTATGGGTGGGCCGTCTGGGAGATGAAAACACCGTCCTGGTCGAGGGTGGTGCATTTGTAAATGCGGCCGATGATGTGATTATTGGGGCTCAGGGTGGCAACAACAATGACATTACGCTCAGCGGATTTAACTCCATCTTATACGTTGAGAATTCGCTATCATTAGGAGGTGTTAATCCCATAACGAGTTCCTACTCTGGCGGAAATACTCTAACGGTCGAAGATGGCTCCCTGGTTAATGTCGGCTCTATCGTGATCAAAGAGGGAAATGAGGCTGCCGGGGATAATGTCATCCGCCTGAACGGAGGTTACATTGCCTTGTGGGGTGACGTGAGCCCAGAAGTCGATGGATGGCTGAACGATGGACTCATCCTGGTGTGGAACCCTGAAACCTTGTCCTGGGAAGATGCGCTCGGCAGCGAATACTTTGATGTGAGGTACCTTGAATCACCGGAGGATGCTCTCGCTTTTACCGGCTATGACGACCTTGGTGGATACACCATTTTGACATCCATGGTGCCCGAGCCCTCGACCTATGCGGCAGCTTTCGCGGTCCTGGCCCTTCTTGCTGTATGCATGATTCGGCGTCGTCGCCCCCGCATGGAATCGTTTGCGTGCGATAGCGTCAGGTGA